One window from the genome of Hydractinia symbiolongicarpus strain clone_291-10 chromosome 1, HSymV2.1, whole genome shotgun sequence encodes:
- the LOC130660791 gene encoding uncharacterized protein LOC130660791 — MDLSTKFWTDSQIVLKYISNENRKFPVFVMNRINEIRTTTEINSWRFVPGTLNPADNATRYGDLPIDRLAVGEPPFNRSGVDYFGPMIVKRSKRTRASSGTVKRYGALFTCMTSRAVHIELAGDLSTNSFILALRRSISRRGNPKTIISDNGTNFVGADRELRELVTNLNETKLRKELTKNSIEWKFNPPFSPWMNGAMESMVKITKRALKAIVRDRVFTKEELRIFLTEVEATINSRPLTSISNLDDRKRWRAVQAASNMFWNRWRKEYLPSLTTRAKWNTNDDQIKEGDLVIVRDQNVLTNHWPLGRIAKIFPGSDGINRVAEVKTNDGNYIRPIRSLALLERCAK; from the exons ATGGACCTCAGTACCAAATTTTGGACAGATTCACAAAtagttttgaaatatatatcGAATGAAAACCGAAAATTTCCAGTATTCGTTATGAATCGCATCAATGAAATTCGTACTACGACTGAGATCAATTCGTGGCGTTTTGTGCCAGGAACTCTGAACCCAGCAGACAATGCTACAAGATAT GGAGATCTACCAATCGATCGTCTTGCTGTAGGTGAACCACCATTTAATCGATCAGGAGTAGATTACTTTGGTCCAATGATTGTCAAGAGAAGCAAGAGGACAAGAGCTTCATCTGGAACCGTGAAAAGGTATGGAGCATTGTTTACCTGCATGACGTCACGTGCCGTTCATATTGAGCTAGCTGGAGATTTATCGACAAATAGTTTCATTCTTGCACTTCGACGTTCTATCTCAAGAAGAGGAAACCCCAAAACAATCATCAGCGACAACGGAACCAACTTCGTCGGCGCAGATCGTGAACTAAGAGAGCTGGTAACGAATCTGAATGAGACAAAACTTCGAAAAGAGTTAACAAAGAATAGTATCGAATGGAAGTTCAACCCACCATTTTCACCATGGATGAATGGAGCGATGGAATCTATGGTAAAAATCACTAAACGAGCGTTGAAAGCGATAGTTCGTGATCGTGTTTTCACCAAAGAAGAGTTACGTATATTCTTGACTGAAGTAGAAGCAACCATCAATAGCCGACCGTTGACTTCTATCAGCA ACCTCGACGATCGTAAAAGATGGAGAGCCGTACAGGCTGCTTCAAATATGTTTTGGAATAGATGGAGAAAGGAATACCTGCCTTCTTTGACAACACGTGCTAAATGGAATACAAACGACGACCAAATTAAGGAAGGAGATCTCGTGATAGTTAGAGACCAGAACGTCTTGACAAATCATTGGCCGCTGGGACGCATTGCGAAAATCTTTCCTGGCAGCGATGGCATCAACAGGGTTGCAGAAGTGAAAACTAATGATGGAAATTACATTCGTCCCATCCGATCACTTGCGTTACTGGAACGCTGTGCTAAATGA